A genomic stretch from Haloarchaeobius amylolyticus includes:
- the rnhA gene encoding ribonuclease HI encodes MPVIECDPEEARERLESAGATVTDGNTEHERWRAEYGDASAVAYDEKVVIQGAQPSDIEAVLRDGGGRAHCYFDGASRGNPGPAAIGWVIVTSDGIAAEGSERIGNATNNQAEYDALIRVLEAARDFGYDELEIRGDSELIVKQVRGEYDTNNPTLREKRVTVRELLSQFDSWTLSHVPREINERADNLANEALDDA; translated from the coding sequence ATGCCGGTCATCGAGTGCGACCCCGAGGAGGCCCGCGAACGGCTGGAATCCGCGGGTGCGACCGTCACGGACGGGAACACCGAGCACGAGCGCTGGCGCGCGGAGTACGGCGACGCGTCCGCGGTCGCCTACGACGAGAAGGTCGTGATACAGGGCGCACAGCCCTCAGACATCGAGGCCGTCCTCCGCGACGGCGGCGGCCGAGCGCACTGCTACTTCGACGGCGCCTCCCGCGGCAACCCCGGCCCGGCGGCCATCGGCTGGGTCATCGTCACCAGCGACGGTATCGCCGCCGAGGGCTCCGAACGCATCGGGAACGCGACGAACAACCAGGCCGAGTACGACGCGCTCATCCGGGTGCTGGAGGCCGCGCGCGACTTCGGCTACGACGAACTGGAGATCCGCGGCGACTCCGAACTCATCGTCAAGCAGGTCCGCGGCGAGTACGACACGAACAACCCGACGCTGCGCGAGAAACGCGTCACGGTCCGCGAGCTGCTCTCGCAGTTCGACTCCTGGACGCTCTCGCACGTTCCGCGAGAGATAAACGAGCGCGCCGACAACCTTGCGAACGAAGCACTCGACGATGCCTGA